In Brachypodium distachyon strain Bd21 chromosome 5, Brachypodium_distachyon_v3.0, whole genome shotgun sequence, the genomic window TCGACAACGCACTAGCAAACTAGATTATGTGCAAGAAGCATCCTAATGTGTCGTGTGTGTTACCTACACTTTGAATTACAGAAATATTCAACTCACTAGGATCTACAGCAAGATTCATATTAGACGGAACTACAAACTGAACTAATGAACGACTGAAAGAAGGCTACTCTAGAACAGTGCACAGTAGGTGTCTAGAAACGAATATCTACTGGTGAAAAAGGATCTAATCGATAGAGATCTAATAAGATGAAACCTGGAGGCTGGGCTGCAGCTAGGATGAAAATGGGCTTGGGCCAGACGTGGGTTTATGTATTTTAACCCTTTTTCTAATTACACAAATCATAGGAATTGAAATATGGTTTTTTAATATACCACattaactccaaataaaaccTTCTTACTTCCAGCAAAACCAGAATTTCATTTCTAACACAAAATAAGCCCAAGTAAGccaaaataaatatttccAACTTTAATATTTGGGAAAGTCATGTTATCCCCAATCTCAATAATCACCAAGCGTGGGAAGATAGTTATTTGgcatcaaaatttcaaataagaCCAAAATGATATGCAGGTGACATGGCATGCAAATtgaaaaaaatttgggatgttacatggCATGATAAGTGGCATGGGATCGCTCTTAAAGTGGAATGGCCGCATCTTTTCTCCTTTGCGGTGGACGGTTAACTCTTGGTGGCTGATGTCTGCTTTGCCCCAGACATTCTCTCGCTGTTCAGGTTGCCTCTTTCCCAGGAAGCTTTTCTGCAGCTTGGTCATTTGGAGTCTTTGCGTCTCTCTATTCAGTTATCTGTGGAGTCGGTTTGCTGGGGTTTGCTTGGGGAGAACGGTATTCTTCTATTAAGTTCTATGCCCTGGGTTTTAAGCATGTGGTTGCTCCCAAGATTTTCACTTGGCTTTGGCGTTCTAGATGCACTCTCAGGGTCAAAGTTTTTTCTTGGCTTCTCTTGGTGGACCGACTAAACACTCGAGACATGCTCCGGCGCAGGCATTGGTTAAGGGATGATGATGATCGTTGTGTGCTTTGCAATGCGGGGGTGCTTGAAGATTGGCAACATCTGTTTTTCACTTGCAATTTCAGCCGGAGGATCTGGTCCTTCCTTCAGATTTATTGGCGTTCAGGGCCTTCGGTTGATATTGTGGTGCAGCGAGCGATGAGTTCTTTCGGACAACCTTTTCTGTTGGAGGTGACTGCTTTCGCATGTTGGCATATTTGGAAGCAACGGAATGGCCTCATTTTCGAAGGAATTATACCTTCTTTTCGTTTGCGGCGTGCGGTGTTTGTGCATGATCTTTCTTTGCTAGGTCATAGGTTTAAGCCGGGGCTGGCCCCTCGGCTTGCTGCTTGGCTTGAGTCCTTGTTGTATATGAGTAGGTAAGGTTTAGTTTTCTCTTGGGTGTTGTTCCCCGCTGTATAGTTCTTGTATTTATTTCGTTTTAAGTTACTGTAGGGGTTTTCCCTACAGTTTTTggtcaacaaaaaaacaggGTTCATAAGTTAATAACCCGACAAGTACATATGGATGTGGCcacgccagcagcagcgccacagTACCTGGATTGGTCTGAAACGCAAATCAGTTACTATTGAGAAGATCACCCTCCCAGGGTCCCACGACCCGGACACACTGCCCTGGTGCTCGAAGCCCAGATTGGTGGGTGTATGAGGAACAAAGTATTTGTTGATGGCAGAAGTGGTCTTAATCTAATTTATGCTGACACCCTCCGCGGGATGAACCATTCCGTGACCAAGCTTCCTGCAACGGATACAACCTTCCACGGCATAATACCGGGCAAAGCAGCCACGCCACTTGGAAGAATCAGCCTGGACGTCGTATTCGGTTCACCTGACAATTTTTGGCGTGAAAAGTTTGACTTCGAGGTAGTCGACTGGCCTTCACAGTACCACGTGGTACAAAGCCGAGTCGCGTTGGCTCGCTTCATGGCGGTCCTGCATTACACTTATCTCAAGCTCAAAATGCCAGGGCCCAATGGCGTGATCACCGTTTCAGGAAATTTCACGCAATCAGACATCTGCGACatgaagcatggcaactagaccgatgctatcccgtgaccgcgatgagtgcttttcaccacggccatcctccacgtctcttgttgacaatgccacggcaacggtacaaaacaatccttctaatacaaataaaattgtgtgtacctttctttgaggggaaaaaatgatgctgaaacgtatatagattgggagctagGTTTAAgtgaacaattcacatgcttccatgtacttgatagtcgcaaggttcaaattgatagtagtaaatttacttttgctgctttatcttAGTGGAATGagatagagaaaaaaaaattccccaCACACGGGTtgatatgaaaaaaataatgagagaaaaatatgtccctTTTAGTTATGTTTTTAACTTGCGTtcaaaattacgacgtttgacacaagatgataaaactgttgatgattactacaatgagttccaaattataaccttgcgatctgtttagatgaaaccgaacaaagaaaaatggataggttttattgtgggcttaattttgatatttcttacatgattgaatatgaaaaatacgactctcttttgtgtttgcttaatcttgctcgtaaagttgaggggaaattacagCGAAGGTCTACTACAAATGAGTCGAGCCCACAAGGTAATGATACagaggattgtgttgctgaactaaaaagggcatgtgatgaaataaatgtgatacctgttgaattttctgcaccatgtgaaattattGTCGTACATGGTGATTCaagtgcacctactgctgaaattaattgttctaatgatttgagtgcacaaattaattttgatattgatgagtgcacaaataactaatgttttggaagaaacaagtgagatagataaatttgatttaggttgtgtcgagttGATTAGACATGAAATGATTGATAAggatccacctattaattatttgtgttatattacacttgatacacctatgtatttgtcacatgcaatggataaagtttctgaattaacaatttcaaaatcttttgctaatgctcATGGATACGTTATTCAtttaattggagaacatgatgtgaacaataacTTTTTTGTGGATGAAATTTGCAttacttgtgataattttcctttctcgagagaaaataaatttttgcatATGCCTAATCATTTTGATAAGAGCTCCAATATTgttgttgattatttgccaagtagttctttacacgattgtttgaatattagtgctttgacatgctctaaatttcagcatcttgtagtaactaatttgggtaacattaattattattctccagtgTTGGGATGGTATATGGTGAGgggtgcaaaccaaatacaagatattgtttcacttatatatgcaaaacatattgtcaatcttttggctggaatgatattcatgatgattgtttgactaattatctcattagattgtgttataaaacattaattgtgcaacatgggagtggagttaaaaataacgatatatacatataccatgcgcataccttgtctcttttgttagcatattttcagcatAAACGACGCCaaggacggctttcctttcaagaaagggaggatgatatggacatgctaaccatggatacgaccattagaaccctaattgttggtgtatataataacaattataatcagatgaattcaattacaaaatgttttcaatatgttacttgcaaagaggcggagctactatcttgtgtaatcttattatgtaggcatctaattgaactttacaagtccaaagtgaagatgaagtgtgatagcctgcaaagggagattcaagtgaagcctatcaagtctactttccaacaaatcaaacggcacatgattcggagcttgttcttcgattgcttgcaggaacaaagaccttcgtggtcaggttgatcgtgcccccgagtgatcaataaccctctagAGTTGGTgcatcgattgctaaggcgctgcctttTAGGCCGTAGttggatcgtcaacgtcacctcctacccaaatcaagagttatcaatctcatcgaaagatcgggccaccccgacccatATCAGTTGCCAAGTTTAATTTACTTTGCTTTCTTGCCCGATGCTTGCGTGCCCTGTTGCCCTTACTTGTTGTATGTCCACGTTGTTAGTACAGCTGCAATCTCAATGGAACTAGACTACTGTGGTCAGTTCTGAATTCCTCCAAGTGCCGGTTCTGTTATGAGAATGCAACAGCATACATTCCAGGCTACCGAAGCGCTCCAATATCACAGAGCTTCCTGCACCGGGACAATAATTGGCTGGCGTTGTATGTATTTTGTCAATTGTGCAATCAGCTGCTATGTCTGACGTGCTTAATACCCCGAGTGCATAGCTTTTAGCCTGCTTCTCGAATACCTTCGGATTTCTTATTTACTGCTCCCTCCAATTCTatattgttgtcaaaatattacaggTGTTTAGAcgcattttaagaatagatacatccatatttggacaaatttgattcaaaaattTGAATCAGAGGGAGCAACTTAGTGTTGCACATTTCATACGCAAGATCCCCGCTTTGGCCCGTGCGCCAGGGACCGGCTGCTAGTCAGACTCATTTCTGAACGCCCGAAGTGGTCGCCCGTCGCCTCTCCTCGACCCTGCAAACCCTCGTCCTCCTGAGCCCATCAATGGAGCCTGTGCCTCCACCGCCCATCCCGCCGTCTGTTCTCGCCCACCTTCGTACCCTCCTctccgctgcctcctccgctctatcctccctcccctcccctcttctaccatgcaccaccaccaccgccatctcctcctccacccacCCCACACCTCCGTCCACCACCCCGCTCCCACTCCTCCCCTCTTCACCGACCTCCTCAATCCCCTTCCCCCTCCCGGCTGCACATGCCCCGTACTACGACTGCCCGGCCGTCGTCCGCACCACCAATCCACCGCCCGCCGTCTCGTCCCTCCCCTCCTTCCTCGCGGCCGAGTGTGCAgacttcttctcctccactaCCGTCCCAACcctttcctctcctccccgcATCCTCCCGTCCGAGCTCTGCCTCTTGCGCCGGGAGGTGGACTCCTGGGGCAGCCACCATCTCCCGGGGGCCTACTCCTACCCAGCATCCCGCGTGTTGGCGGCACTGCGTCTTGGTTCCCTGCAGTGGGGGTCCGAACTGCGACGGTGGTTGCTCGCGAGCTCGCCGAGGTACGGTGTCGCGATTGATGCGGTGACTCGGGACCATGTGTTTGTGCTGGTCATGCTGTGTctcaaggcggcggcggccgaggcaTGGTGCTCTCTGGAACAGCCGCTCAAGGGGGAGAGTGTGGAGTTCCGTCTTGATCCGAGGGCCGTGAGGTTCGACTGCCCCAGGCTGGTTGGTGGTGTCTCGTGGTTGGCGGTGCAGCTTGAGATTTTGTATGGGGAGGGCAATGGCAGGTTCTTTGCGATTATGGCTGTGAAGGAGGCGATTCTGCGGTCAGGGTCTTTTTTGGCTGTTGGTGTTGGTGGGACTGCTAGTGAAGAACGAAGTGAGTTGAGAGATACTGGGCCAGGCCCTATTTTTGTTTCCCAGGTTGCTGCTGCCGTTACGGCCTTACATGAGAGGTTGTCcctggaggagaagatcagGTCTCTGCAAGCACCACACCCATCCAAGTACCAGCGGTATGTTTTCTTGAAACTTTATGTTCCACTTAATAATCTATTATTGTTACAATGTACTCATACTAGACAGACCAAATGGATATACTCATGCAGATATTAAGGAATAACATGTCACTGTTCAGTAAAAACCAAAGCCCGGTGTTTTAAGCAATATTTTGAAGTACAGATTGACCTTGAGTACATTTCTAGCTCAATACTTATCTATAAGTAGTCAACGCACCAAATTATTAAGCAGCGTGATTTGTGACGACTGATGTTGAGTAATCATCTTCAGAGTGTATTTCTGcagtttgtgattttttttgctcaGTCTGGAAAAATCTTCCAACTATGACCAGTAAATTTGCTTCTTGATAGGTTACTCGAATATTCACAAGTACTGCAAcgaggccatgaggagcggTGTAAGCGACCAAACTATAGAGCTGTTCTGGAGTATGATGGAATTCTATCACGCCGAGTGGATAACCAGGTAAAAGACATGCAGGCTGCAGCCACATTATTGAAAGTACTTCTCCAGAAACCAGATAACACACTGATCTGTCTACATGTCTTGTGTTCTGTTGAGTTATACTAACCTATTATTGGTAGAATCTTGTGAACATCACGTATTTGAAATTTATGCTGGGCCATTGCAGCAGTAACGTCTGCAACGCTATAAAATTTCTGAACCTTAATTGATCTCTAGGCTCTATGTCTATTTGATATATGCATTCTTGTTCTCTCTTTATTTACTAATTACTATTTACTAGTGCAATGCTTGCCCATATCAAGAAATGTAATAGATTATCTCAATGTATTGCTAAATTGTATGTACACAGTGATTTCAATATactttttctttaaaaatatCAACGGATGATTGAATTTCATAAATTGTCACTTTTGTATAATTTGCTAGAATTTAATTTCTGTACAAGGCTATTTTAAAAATTACTTATCTCTCTACTTTAAAAGGAATCTGGTAGATCCAAGACAAGGGAGGAGCTCTTAGCTGAAGAACGAGATTACAAGCGAAGAAGAATGTCTTACCGTGGCAAGAAAATGAAACGAAATCCAACAGAGGTGCATTTGCGTTTTCCAATTTATTTCATCTGTTTTCATATCCTAAAGATGTCAAATCTTTGAGTAGAttacatatggtatttttttgaTGGAACATTATTCAACATTCGCAAAGATTTCATGTCTTTAAGTAGATTATATATGTTAATTTTGTAATAGGTGGAACATTACTTGACATCCTGTTGTTCTACAACATTATTCACTGTGTGAGCACTTTTGACAGGGAATGTCAACTTGATATAACTTCCTATTGAAATCTGATTAGGtctcatttctttgttttttctattttatgttaatttatttttattttctttttcttaaaattttATCAATTTGATGTCATACTGTTCATGCAATCCTTGTGCATGTTGCATCTCCACTTGTTCAGTTGATTTGGATATTTGTCATGATGTTGATCTGATATTTTGATGGCTTTTTTGCCTCACTTCAAGATATTGAGAGACATAATTGATGAGCACATGGAGGAAATAAAACAGGCAGGAGGTGTCGATTGTTTTGAGGAAGCTCCTGGTGACATTGCAAAAGACATGCTTACGAGCAATTCTCATGAAGGTGCATACCAAGGAAGTTTTTATCCCATGGGCAGCTCTTGCGATAAGGCATTTTTGGGTTCTCGATTGCCTGGTGGTGAGAACACACCATTTACTGATTCCTTTGGAAGATTTTCATCAAGGAGCCATGACACAAGGGATTCATATGGGAACATGAGATACGAACATCGTGGACATCATTGCCAAAATGCGTCTGGGCAAGAAAAAGGAGGGACCAAAGAATCCGAAAGCACAATGTATCAAGGCTATTCTGACCAGCAAGAGAACGATGCATATAAAAGAAACACCAATGATGACAGGAAATCAGATTACCATTCTGAATCAAGGTCCTCCGAGAGAGAATAGGACACCATGTCAGGAGATGGAAGCAATGGTAGAAACAGAACTACTCAGAACCAACATAGATCAATGCCTGTGAATCCAGATCAGTTCAGTGATTGATATGACCCCCGGAAAAGATATTCTGATGAAGATCCTCCAACAAGCACGTGTTATGATGTATAAGAAAGACACCATCATGAGATTCCTCCTCTTGTAcatcacataaaaaaacatgatcatgCTCACTGAAGCAAACCGAGTacacttgcactaaaacagcgacaagtatttaggaacagagggagtatgtgagGTATGCTTGCTTGCATTATTTTTGGCTCTTTAGTGTTTGGCACTTAATTTTACACTGCTGTTTGATATGATCTTGCAGTAGGCATCTGGGTTGTTAGCCTTCAAACTGTATCCTTTTTTGTATCCTTATGCAGAAAGTGTGTTACTATATCTGCAGCTATTGTAGTGATAATGTGTTACAGTTTTTCTTTCCCTCTGAATATGTTAAGTTGTTAATTGTTACTGTACTCTCTTGTTTACAATTAGCATTCATTTATACCATTCCAATTTCCTGCTCATTTCAACCGTTAAACATAAACTTCATCTAGGGTGGAATAGATTTCTTGATCATGGATGATCTTTGAAGACTTTCTGTTAGTTCTGAACATGATTCGTAATAACTTTGCTCTGGTATTCTACCCATCATACTTATGAGCTGGCAGGAATATCTAATTCCTTTTGCTTAGAAAATTGCATGAGAGGAATACATTTTTTCTTCACCTGGCTGCTCGTGTTGCGTCTCATCTGGTTTCTATTCATGCATAAATATTTGATTTAATCTGGTTGATGCTAATTTTTGTGGATGTAGTTCTTTTTTAGAATGATGAGTTCTGTTAGCGAAGGCAAGATGACCTTTTTTGCCCTAACAGgtcgtttggcacccatcatttagGGTTAGAAttgtggaattcattttgaattctaaaaactaacttgtttggttggtacGGAATTGGCTACATGAACTCAATTTGCAATTCCATAGAATTACACTACGACTAACCTCAATTTCTTTCTAAAAGacatcatttctctggaattaTCTCccactctacaaatccatgtggtagccaaacatgatttttggatccggaattcaaatttaaccaaatgaaatcctatcgaaaattagatttcatttcatttctaccaaatgaaatgaaatgagagGTGCCAAACGAACTGTAAGTTTTTGGATTTTGTGCCTATTCTCTACTTATAGGTAGTGTTAAAATGGGTATTTCACACGTGTCAATTGAACATGAGAAAGTGATTTAGGAAGTATAGTGAAGTAGTGTTCAGCATCTGCCAAGATTTAGCCAGGTCTCTATGCAGCGCGGACACATGATAGCCAAATCCAACAACAGTGATATGtgatttacatttttttttctcgaactgAATAATACTTTatatttgataaaaaaaaagtcttgcAACTAAGCTTCTACGGAGTAACTCATTCTGCAAATCATTTGCCCAAGCTCTCTCCCCAATGGATTGTTCCTTGCCCTCCGTTTCTTGCCCAAACATGGGCATGTCCTAGCTTGAAGACCTTGAAGTAACACTTACACTAAGAACATCTCCACTCGTCGCCCCCATGAATCGTCCGGCGCTTGGCCATATGGGGGGCGTCGGCGCAAGCAATTCATTTGAGGTGGAGTCGGCACCCAGCCGCACCTCCCAAACGTCGCCCCCTCAAATTTGGTTTGTCTCACTGAAAGTGGTGGTTCGCGTTGCTTTTCAGCTTCAGCCGGTGCCCCCGCTAGCCTCCTTGTGAGTAGGGAGCGGCATGGGGGTACCGGCTAAATTTTTGGGCAGCGCAGGCTATATTTTGGATTTAGGAAAGTGAACTGGGTGAGGTTTTGCCGGTGGCTCCATTTGACGTTTGGGGGGCCTTTTGGGGGAAcggttggagatgctctaacacTCCCTCTGGATGTCAAGGACACATTGGATTTCATCTTTGTACTTAACAAAGGGAGAGGCAACCTCGACTCACCGGAGGAGATGGACAGAACTCATTGGCTTCATGTTGGGTTGGCCTGGGATGTGTCCACAAAGTTTCCACCGCAAGTAATATTTGCTTCATTGTTTGGCCAATACTCGGGTGATACATATCTGACTAGGGTTGAAAACGGAGAGAAAACAGATGAACCTAGCGTATCACAAAACTCTGGAAATGAAAACGGAAGTAGATACTATAGGAAACAATTATGGAGTGTATTAATGGCACGAACACTGTTCGGATACAAAAGTGAACAAGTACAATGTCCTTGCGTGGCCTCTTCGTTACTTTTGCTTTCATATGTATTCATTGAACAAATATAGACAATCTCCACTTTTTCTTGGCAGGAGCTACGTCTTGAAAAGATCCATTTCTATCCAGCACGTTCCTCCATATATGAAGAAAATTGATACAATGTTGATACAAAGTCATACGAAATATCACGAGCATACAAGTGAAGATCATATGATCAGCTTTTACCAATTAAGTGATGAGAAGAGAGAAATACAGAGTAGAGCATAAGAGAACAATGTTAGATCATCTTGTAGAGAAATAAAAAGCATACAAGTGAAGATCATATGATCAGCTTTTACCAATTAAGTGATGAGAAGAGAGAAATACAGAGTAGAGCATAAGAGAACAATGTTAGATCATCTTGTAGAGAAATAAAAGGCATACAAGTGAAGATCATATGATCAGCTTTTACCAATTAAGTGATGAGAAGAGAGAAATACAGAGCAGAGCATAAGAGAACAATGTTAGATCATCTTGTAGAGAAATAAAAAGCGGCTCGAGAAGACAGAAGAGATTAGCTTCTCTTGACATATAAAACATTACCCACTATGGTCCATGTAGAAGACGATGAAATTATAAGCACTTGCCATGCATGATGGAACCGATAGGTACACAAAATTGTTAAGAATTATTATTTATtagattaattattagttagcTAATGAATTATTAGGCAGTTGCTTATGTAACGGTTCGTGTCCCAAATTTTGGAAAATTTGGGACGCGAAGGCAAAAGTTtgggacaccaatgcatgtattggtgccTCTTCACCCTGTataaatatcatcatcaatcaatggAATAGAACAAAGAGATTCATTCTCATTTTCATTCACAATACGTTATCAGCCACGTTTGCTCTACAATCATGGCAATCAAGGATTTGCCCCCCCTTTTCCTAACTGTTCTTGAGTTCTCTAGCAACCGAGGACACAACCGCCGGTGGGCCCCGCCCCGTCGGTGGGTGACCCGTCATCGGACGCACGCGGgtgcgcgccgcccgcgcctcgcCCGCGACGCCGCGCCCCAGGCTCCGGGCACCCCGCTCCTggaggccgccgcgccgtTTCCTGCACCCGCGGCTGCCGTGCCCCTAGccctcgcctcgccggccattgcgccgccggcccccgcACCAACTGACCCGGCCTCCCCGATCTACGAGCCCACCATGGAATGGATGATGGTCGGACCGGCGACACCGAtgatagaagaagaagatgattttatccttgcgcttgctTCGCCACCTACTGCCCCATCCACGGGCATGGCCTGTGCCCCACGCGCGACGGCACGGCGCTGCCGCTTCCATCCCCGACCCCGCCGGCGACCCCGCCTCGCATCGACGTCAAGtcaaccggcggcggccccacTGTGGCGGACCAAGACGGCGGACTTGAGGATGTCAACCCGGAGGCGCgtcggctcctccgccgcttcgTGGCCGCCATGGCAACCCACCAACCCggaccggccggcggcgggtggaaCTCCTCCGCCCTCTGTTTTCCCTCATCCGAAGAGGGAGGGCCATCCTCCCACTGAAGCAcacggcgagggaggcggacGAGCtgtgatgaggacatcccacaTGTCGATACACCCGCAGCACCTACAGTCACATTACAAGGACCTATCACAAGAGCTCGTGCACGCCAActtaattatcaggtactttcgtttcttggaacgattcttcacatacatgagaatatgatgctgcctAAATCATATGTGTTTGTCACACTTAGGAATGATGGACCTAGCATGGATGAGAGGGACAAGCATTGGAGCATGATCACGCATGGAGATGAAGGCAGCAAGCGTGTGAGGACTGAAGATGGCGCCGCAACGGGAGATTTCAGAACGTTGAAGCCACCATaatgagagatgaagacgtgGGCGAAATATAGAGCTTTTCCCttcatattttcgtccacataaTCATATGGTGCTGCGTCACCTTTTAAGTTTGGGCTAGACCCATGTAATTTTCGTCCACATACATGGGCTGAACTTTAGAGTCCGTATAGGTGAAGGAAACCAACCTAGAGTGGGTTTCGGCCTCCTCTCCCAAGGCTGGCCGCATACCCCTCTAGTCCTCCATATATACCCCCGTTAGGTCTTTGTTTAGATtcggattttgtttagtttaagACTTAGCTATTCGCTACTCTTCGCCATAGGCACAAGTGTCAAATCGATCTTCTGTACTACGCGCTTGCGGAATCCCATCAATAAAGCTTCACCTTTATTCgcaatatcttgattgcatctataattcttgcttgttcttcggttgCATGCAGAGATTGATCCTTCGtgatcaggttgatctagctccggcgtggtcaataacctcggaagttggtgtagcgatcgctaaggcgcaacGTCTCGCACGTTTGTAGCCGGTTCGTCAATGTCGACATCCACCCAAAAATTGATAGTTACcgtctcatcgaaagatcagGCACCTTTC contains:
- the LOC100844940 gene encoding U11/U12 small nuclear ribonucleoprotein 48 kDa protein codes for the protein MEPVPPPPIPPSVLAHLRTLLSAASSALSSLPSPLLPCTTTTAISSSTHPTPPSTTPLPLLPSSPTSSIPFPLPAAHAPYYDCPAVVRTTNPPPAVSSLPSFLAAECADFFSSTTVPTLSSPPRILPSELCLLRREVDSWGSHHLPGAYSYPASRVLAALRLGSLQWGSELRRWLLASSPRYGVAIDAVTRDHVFVLVMLCLKAAAAEAWCSLEQPLKGESVEFRLDPRAVRFDCPRLVGGVSWLAVQLEILYGEGNGRFFAIMAVKEAILRSGSFLAVGVGGTASEERSELRDTGPGPIFVSQVAAAVTALHERLSLEEKIRSLQAPHPSKYQRLLEYSQVLQRGHEERCKRPNYRAVLEYDGILSRRVDNQESGRSKTREELLAEERDYKRRRMSYRGKKMKRNPTEILRDIIDEHMEEIKQAGGVDCFEEAPGDIAKDMLTSNSHEGAYQGSFYPMGSSCDKAFLGSRLPGGENTPFTDSFGRFSSRSHDTRDSYGNMRYEHRGHHCQNASGQEKGGTKESESTMYQGYSDQQENDAYKRNTNDDRKSDYHSESRSSERE